The Microcoleus sp. AS-A8 genome has a segment encoding these proteins:
- a CDS encoding DUF2254 domain-containing protein — protein sequence MKNIKLGKLWDSLHSSYWFVPTLMAGMAIALAFTMLSLDRAGKSGSIEKLSWIYTGGPDGARTMLSTIAGSMITVAGTAFSITIVALTLASSQFGPRLLRNFMQDTGNQVVLGTFIATFIYCLLVLRTVRGDNYNVFVPQISVTVAIVLALASIGVLIYFIHHASTTIQASHVIGEVGSDLDKATNRLFPQKMGQNLPETRRRWVEEIPVGFDKEAAPVLATQSGYIQAIDDEKLMKVAKSKDLLMRLKLRPGKFVVQGSELLMVWPGERVNEKLTQQINNVFILGKERTDQQDIEFCINELVEVALRAISPGINDPFTAIQCIDQLSAGLCRLAERDFPSPYRYDDDNNLRVIADPVTFARLTDDAFNQIRQYSKSDVAVRIRMLEAIAVIATHTHKKKDRTALLRHAQVLQDSSREEVSQECDRACIEEQYLAAVKALEQR from the coding sequence ATGAAAAATATCAAGTTAGGCAAACTTTGGGACTCACTCCACTCCAGCTACTGGTTCGTGCCGACACTGATGGCTGGTATGGCGATCGCTTTGGCGTTCACAATGCTATCTCTGGATCGAGCAGGCAAGTCTGGATCAATTGAGAAGTTATCTTGGATCTACACGGGAGGTCCTGATGGTGCGCGTACAATGCTTTCAACCATCGCTGGATCGATGATTACTGTGGCTGGTACTGCCTTCTCGATTACCATCGTTGCTCTCACTTTGGCATCCTCACAGTTTGGTCCGCGACTGCTGCGTAACTTTATGCAAGACACGGGCAATCAGGTTGTGCTCGGCACGTTCATCGCCACATTTATCTACTGTTTGCTCGTACTGCGGACAGTCCGGGGGGATAACTACAACGTGTTTGTGCCGCAGATATCGGTTACAGTCGCCATCGTTCTGGCGCTCGCGAGTATCGGCGTGCTAATCTACTTTATCCATCACGCCTCAACCACGATTCAGGCGTCGCACGTTATCGGGGAGGTCGGCAGCGATCTGGACAAGGCGACCAATCGCCTCTTCCCCCAAAAGATGGGGCAAAATCTACCAGAAACTAGGCGACGATGGGTTGAGGAAATCCCAGTCGGGTTCGACAAAGAAGCTGCACCAGTCCTGGCTACCCAAAGCGGTTACATTCAGGCAATTGATGACGAGAAGTTGATGAAAGTTGCCAAGTCCAAAGACCTCCTGATGCGTCTCAAACTTCGCCCCGGCAAGTTTGTTGTGCAAGGAAGCGAATTACTAATGGTTTGGCCTGGGGAACGGGTTAATGAGAAGCTCACCCAGCAAATCAATAATGTTTTCATCTTGGGTAAAGAACGCACTGACCAGCAGGATATAGAGTTTTGTATCAACGAACTCGTTGAAGTCGCGCTTCGTGCCATTTCCCCAGGCATTAACGATCCGTTTACCGCCATCCAATGTATTGACCAGTTAAGCGCAGGACTCTGCCGTCTAGCCGAAAGAGATTTTCCCTCTCCCTACCGTTACGATGACGACAACAACCTGCGCGTGATTGCCGACCCGGTGACATTTGCGAGGCTAACCGATGATGCCTTTAATCAGATTCGGCAATACAGCAAATCGGATGTAGCAGTAAGAATCCGAATGTTAGAAGCAATAGCCGTTATTGCAACACACACCCACAAAAAGAAAGACCGGACGGCGCTTCTGCGTCATGCCCAGGTGCTCCAGGATAGTAGCCGTGAGGAGGTATCTCAGGAGTGCGATCGCGCTTGTATTGAGGAGCAATATTTGGCGGCAGTGAAGGCGTTAGAGCAGCGATAA
- a CDS encoding mechanosensitive ion channel family protein → MNPKDSVTTAWGKIQAMIDSLVLMLPNIALAIIVFALFYLAARGIRSLVRRLTRRHRQARNLGLVLGRLSQGITILVGLFVALSIVIPSFKAGDLVQLLGISGVAIGFAFRDILQNFLAGILILLTEPFQIDDQIVFKSFEGTVENIQTRATTIRTYDGRRIVIPNAELFTNSVMVNTAFDNRRLQYDVGIGYGDDIDQAKELILEAIASVDDVLREPSPDALVMELAESTVNIRARWWINPPRRAEALDSRDKVLSAIKKKLSANGIDLPFPTQQILFHDQTEETDGDRSRQREGWPAGNKQVPKPRSIGGSLRKLAEIRAQRNGNGSDEPQAVNDSR, encoded by the coding sequence ATGAATCCCAAAGACTCAGTAACAACAGCGTGGGGAAAAATTCAGGCAATGATCGACAGCCTGGTACTGATGCTGCCAAATATTGCCTTAGCGATAATCGTCTTTGCGCTCTTTTATTTGGCGGCGAGGGGTATCAGGTCGCTGGTCAGACGCCTGACCCGAAGGCATCGGCAGGCACGGAATCTAGGGCTGGTACTCGGACGTTTGTCCCAAGGAATTACCATTTTAGTCGGTCTATTTGTCGCGTTATCCATTGTTATTCCGTCATTCAAGGCAGGAGATTTGGTTCAACTGCTGGGTATTAGTGGTGTGGCAATTGGTTTTGCGTTCCGCGACATCCTTCAGAACTTTCTGGCTGGGATTTTGATTCTTTTAACTGAACCGTTCCAAATCGATGACCAAATCGTCTTCAAAAGTTTCGAGGGAACGGTTGAAAATATCCAAACACGCGCCACGACAATCAGAACTTATGATGGACGCCGGATTGTTATTCCGAACGCTGAACTGTTCACCAATTCAGTGATGGTGAATACTGCCTTCGATAACCGCCGTCTTCAGTATGATGTTGGCATTGGCTATGGAGACGATATTGACCAAGCGAAGGAGTTGATTTTGGAAGCGATCGCCAGCGTGGATGATGTCTTGAGGGAACCCTCCCCCGATGCCTTGGTAATGGAACTTGCTGAAAGTACCGTGAACATCCGCGCCCGGTGGTGGATCAACCCCCCGCGACGTGCAGAAGCTCTCGACTCACGAGACAAGGTTCTTTCTGCAATCAAGAAAAAGCTCAGTGCCAACGGAATTGACCTGCCCTTCCCGACGCAACAGATTCTCTTTCACGACCAAACCGAAGAGACAGATGGCGATCGCTCACGTCAACGAGAAGGATGGCCGGCTGGAAACAAACAAGTGCCGAAGCCACGTAGCATCGGCGGTTCACTCAGGAAGCTTGCCGAAATACGGGCGCAAAGGAATGGAAATGGAAGTGACGAGCCTCAAGCAGTTAACGATAGTCGATGA